From Microbacterium rhizosphaerae:
TCGGCCGTTCTCTGCCGACGAGCGCGGGTCGCGTCATCGACGAGGTCATCCAGACCGACGCCGCGCTGAACCCGGGCAACAGCGGCGGTGCGCTGGCCGACAGCTCCGGTCGCATGATCGGCGTCAACACGGCCGTCGCCGGCGTCGGGCTCGGGCTCGCCGTGCCCATCAACGCGACGACTCGCGCGATCATCGACGCGCTCCGAACGAGCGGCCGCGTCCGCCGCGCGTGGCTGGGAGTGGCCGGCGCGAAAGTGGCCCTGAGCCCGGACGCCGCGACGAAGGTCGGCTCACCGAACGGGCTGCAGATCGTGTCGGTCATCGCCGGGAGCCCTGCCGCGGAGGCCGGTGCGCGCCCGGGCGACATCGTCCTGTCGATCGACGGCACGCCCGTGTTCGACCCGACCGGCCTTCAGCGCCGGATGATCGAGGACGCCATCGGCCGCCGCATGGAGATGACCGTGTGGCGCAACGGCGCGCTCGTCGACGTGGTGGTCGAGCCGCAGGAGCTGCGAGTCGGCTGAGCGGTCAGTCGGTCCAGGGCGCCGGGCGCTCCTCGTCGCGCGTCGAGTCGTCCGGCAGGTGCGGCAGCTCGTACCCGCCCGCGCGGATGCACAGCCACCGCAGCTGCTCCGGCGTGTCGGGCATGGCCCGCCACGTGCGCCAGACGCCCGGGCCGACGCGGACGACCGTGCCGGGCCCCACATCCACCACCACGTCGTTCAGGCCCATCTGGCCGAAGCCGTCGAGGAAGACGTAGAGCTCCTCGACGCGCGTATGCGTGTGCCAGTAGCCGGCCTGCTCCCCCGGCTCGAAGGAGTTGGCCGTCATGCCGATGTAGGTCATCTCGAGGTCGTGATCCACGACCCGACGGCCGTCGCGCGAACTCTGCGGACGGAATCCTCCGTAGTGGCTGCGCCACTGGTCGAGCCCGCCCATCTCCAGTACCTGGTAGTCGCTCATGCGGCCAGCGTAAACCGCGGTCGCGGATTCAGAGGCCGACCATCCGCATCCCGGATTCGTCGTAACGCTCGCCCGCGATCCCGAACCGTTCGACGAGTCGATCGAGGTCGGCCATGTCGTCGGCCGACAGCGCCAGAGCCGTCGCGCCGGCGTTCTCGTCGATCCGCTCCCGGCGTCGGGTGCCGGGGATCGGGACGATGAAGGGATGTTGCGCCAGCAGCCACGCGAGAGCGACCTGGGCCGGCGTTCCGCCCCTAGCCTCCGCGAGCGCCCGCACGTGGTCGATCAGAGCCTGGTTGGCGGCGAGGTTCTCCGCCTCGAAGCGCGGCACCCGGGCGCGGATCTCTCCGGGAGCGAACGACGAGTCCGCCGAGACCGTGCCGGTGAAGAAGCCCTTGCCGAGCGGGCTGAACGGAACGAAGCCGATGCCGAGCTCGACGAGGGCGGGCAGGACCTCCGCCTCGGGATCGCGTGTCCACAGCGAGTACTCG
This genomic window contains:
- a CDS encoding S1C family serine protease produces the protein MDAYSAAVIRVAETVLPSVASVAVRTRQGGGAGSASVITDDGLLLTSAHVVAGAVAVELAFSDGTTTPADIVGADVLSDLALLRARGGTPHPVTLGDAARLKVGQLVVALGNPRGFAGSVTAGIVSALGRSLPTSAGRVIDEVIQTDAALNPGNSGGALADSSGRMIGVNTAVAGVGLGLAVPINATTRAIIDALRTSGRVRRAWLGVAGAKVALSPDAATKVGSPNGLQIVSVIAGSPAAEAGARPGDIVLSIDGTPVFDPTGLQRRMIEDAIGRRMEMTVWRNGALVDVVVEPQELRVG
- a CDS encoding cupin domain-containing protein gives rise to the protein MSDYQVLEMGGLDQWRSHYGGFRPQSSRDGRRVVDHDLEMTYIGMTANSFEPGEQAGYWHTHTRVEELYVFLDGFGQMGLNDVVVDVGPGTVVRVGPGVWRTWRAMPDTPEQLRWLCIRAGGYELPHLPDDSTRDEERPAPWTD